The Changchengzhania lutea genomic sequence ATAACTGCCATTATAATAAATATCAGATTGAATATAATATGCTCTGTCCATCCCAAATGTTCCAATACACCGCCACAGGAACAAGGGATATAGTCGCTAAAATTCAGGATAAGTATGATGTAAGCAGTAAATAGTATCATTAATGAGAAACTGGCATAAAACGCCAATAGCATACACTTTGGAATTAAGAATAGACCTGAAATTACCAGTTCTATTATTGGTATTCCCCAAGCCACCCAACTGGCATACCTCGTAACAATTGGGGATTGACCCAATTGTATTTGAAACTGATTGAAATCAAGAAGCTTGCTTGTGGCAGCATAAACAAATAATACAATGAATAAAATACGTATACTATTTGTTATTGTTACTAATTGATATCGTGTATTCGAACCTGTCATACCTTTTGATTTGATATGCCAAAGTTC encodes the following:
- a CDS encoding MauE/DoxX family redox-associated membrane protein; amino-acid sequence: MTGSNTRYQLVTITNSIRILFIVLFVYAATSKLLDFNQFQIQLGQSPIVTRYASWVAWGIPIIELVISGLFLIPKCMLLAFYASFSLMILFTAYIILILNFSDYIPCSCGGVLEHLGWTEHIIFNLIFIIMAVIAIFYLERNPLTLKAK